The proteins below come from a single Trueperaceae bacterium genomic window:
- a CDS encoding YceI family protein, which produces MRFGPLPTFLVVAAATLLAAAHGERFTGTLTPASTVRYDASAGAETWQGVAPATLTRLAFDDGDLRTLRLQVEVAPADFDSGNRFRDTNARRVTFETDAHPVATFTATGVAPTEAGGDLALPAGAARTVTLRGTLALHGERRDVEVPVRLGRDGDVVDVTGAFTTRLSDYGMTAPSFLWRRVDDAVRVTLDLQVRLTPRGDD; this is translated from the coding sequence ATGAGGTTCGGTCCGCTTCCCACGTTCCTCGTCGTCGCGGCGGCGACGCTGCTCGCGGCGGCCCACGGCGAACGCTTCACGGGGACGCTCACGCCGGCGTCGACGGTGCGCTACGACGCGTCGGCGGGGGCGGAGACCTGGCAGGGCGTGGCGCCTGCGACGCTGACCCGCCTCGCGTTCGACGACGGCGACCTGCGGACCCTCCGCCTGCAGGTCGAGGTGGCGCCCGCCGACTTCGACAGCGGCAACCGGTTTCGCGACACGAACGCGCGGCGCGTGACGTTCGAGACCGACGCGCACCCGGTCGCGACGTTCACCGCGACCGGCGTCGCCCCCACCGAAGCCGGAGGCGACCTCGCGCTGCCCGCCGGCGCGGCGCGCACCGTGACGCTGCGCGGCACGCTGGCGCTGCACGGCGAGCGCCGCGACGTCGAGGTCCCGGTCCGCCTCGGTCGGGACGGCGACGTCGTCGACGTCACCGGGGCGTTCACGACGCGGCTGAGCGACTACGGCATGACGGCGCCGTCGTTCCTCTGGCGCCGCGTCGACGACGCCGTGCGCGTCACGCTGGACCTGCAGGTACGCCTGACGCCGCGCGGCGACGACTGA
- the rodA gene encoding rod shape-determining protein RodA, with amino-acid sequence MVRADPGFPVVVLALLGVGLGTLRSAAPGDEFLRQLVFLGVAAVAVAVVVALGKRRLVRAAPYLYGTSIALLLLVQVAGTTVNGAQSWLYLGPLPGFQPSEFAKLALILALAGALHDRPVQGPRGYLRPLALIGPPTALVLTEPDLGGALVIAAVGGTMLLVRGLPWRHVAAAALLFTVALPSVVWPNLEPHQRTRLVSFLDPAADPQGSGYQVIQSTIAIGSGGLTGKGWGEGTQSQLGFIPYRHTDFIFPVLAEEGGFLAAVLLLTLYGLLFWRLVAMASECIYERDQFVIVGVLTLVGFQVVVNVGVTLGLAPVTGITLPLVSYGGTSLLTTLVALGLAFVVHRDRYADW; translated from the coding sequence GTGGTTCGCGCCGACCCCGGCTTCCCCGTCGTCGTCCTCGCCCTCCTCGGGGTCGGGCTCGGGACGCTACGCAGCGCGGCGCCCGGCGACGAGTTCCTGCGACAGCTGGTGTTCCTCGGCGTCGCGGCGGTCGCCGTCGCCGTCGTCGTCGCGCTCGGCAAGCGCCGCCTCGTGCGGGCCGCGCCGTACCTGTACGGCACCTCGATCGCCCTGCTCCTGCTCGTCCAGGTCGCCGGCACGACCGTCAACGGCGCCCAGTCGTGGCTGTACCTCGGGCCGTTGCCCGGCTTCCAACCCTCGGAGTTCGCGAAGCTCGCGCTGATCCTCGCCCTCGCCGGCGCGCTGCACGACCGGCCGGTGCAGGGCCCCCGCGGCTACCTCCGTCCCCTCGCGCTGATCGGGCCCCCCACGGCGTTGGTCCTCACCGAACCGGACCTCGGGGGGGCGCTCGTCATCGCCGCGGTGGGGGGCACGATGCTGCTGGTGCGGGGCCTGCCCTGGCGGCACGTCGCCGCCGCCGCGCTGCTCTTCACGGTCGCCCTGCCGAGCGTCGTCTGGCCCAACCTCGAGCCGCACCAACGCACCCGCCTCGTGTCGTTCCTCGACCCCGCCGCCGACCCGCAGGGCTCGGGCTACCAGGTGATCCAGTCCACCATCGCCATCGGGTCCGGCGGCCTGACGGGGAAGGGGTGGGGCGAGGGCACGCAGAGCCAACTCGGCTTCATTCCCTACCGCCACACCGACTTCATCTTCCCCGTCCTCGCCGAGGAGGGCGGCTTCCTCGCCGCGGTCCTGCTGTTGACCCTCTACGGCCTGTTGTTCTGGCGGTTGGTGGCGATGGCCAGCGAATGCATCTACGAGCGCGACCAGTTCGTCATCGTGGGCGTCCTGACCCTGGTCGGCTTCCAGGTCGTCGTGAACGTCGGCGTGACCCTGGGCCTCGCGCCGGTCACCGGCATCACGCTGCCGCTGGTGTCGTACGGCGGCACGAGCCTCCTGACGACCCTCGTCGCGCTCGGCCTGGCGTTCGTCGTGCACCGCGACCGCTACGCCGACTGGTGA